A window of the Zavarzinia compransoris genome harbors these coding sequences:
- a CDS encoding hydantoinase/oxoprolinase family protein, with protein MKRVSVDIGGTFTDCFVIWGDRYVQSKALTTKHNLALGFNEALDFACREVGTTREDMLAEVDSVRYATTLGTNALIERRGPRIGLLTTAGFKSTVPLSRGRGYGEGLSITVQQDIPNAERPHPLVPIEMIRTVRERVDYKGEVLIALDEDDLRRQIRDLIDAGAEALVVVLANSVSNPAHELRVQEIFVEDYPEHMLGAVPLLLSHQVAGRKGEYVRSMSTIMDAFLHKAMYFGLSSLERNLRASGYAKPMLVVHNSGGMAQLNSTDALQTVHSGPVSGIAAAEHLAKRAGLGNVVATDMGGTSYDIGLVVDGGVKFYDFQPTIERWLVSVPMVHLATLGSGGGSIAQHNRMYDTVQCGPKSAGSDPGPACYDRGGMNPTVTDADLLLGYLDPDNYANGYIKLNPRRARQAIEDELCDPLDLDLIAAAKLIKRTVDLDMANGVATELRTFGYEPSEFTLLTYGGNGPLHACGIARGLGIGRILAPPFASVFSACGAGNLSQLHIHEMSTFTVLFDANRKQLFTDFDKLNRMVEELERRGREDLLRQGMPAEAIRYRTELDMRYGNQRVQTTVVTDLHRLASLADVVKLIDQFHRSYGERFGEGSQAAEAGVRINTIRVCSYVELDAVDFRDIHPGARRVPAPAPVATRPCHFVDHDAAIETAIYDAAALEHGVVIDGPAVITTSHTTYLVEPGWRYEAAAQGAVWFTRIDA; from the coding sequence ATGAAACGCGTCTCTGTCGATATCGGCGGCACCTTCACCGATTGCTTCGTCATCTGGGGCGACCGCTACGTCCAGTCCAAGGCCCTGACCACCAAGCATAATCTGGCGCTCGGCTTCAACGAGGCGCTGGATTTCGCCTGCCGCGAGGTGGGCACCACGCGCGAGGACATGCTGGCGGAAGTGGATTCGGTCCGCTATGCCACCACCCTCGGCACCAATGCCCTGATCGAACGGCGCGGCCCCCGCATCGGCCTGCTCACCACCGCCGGCTTCAAGTCGACCGTACCGCTGTCGCGCGGGCGCGGTTATGGCGAAGGTCTGTCGATCACGGTGCAGCAGGACATCCCGAACGCCGAGCGCCCCCATCCCCTGGTGCCGATCGAGATGATCCGCACCGTCCGGGAACGGGTCGATTACAAGGGCGAGGTGCTGATCGCGCTGGACGAGGACGACCTGCGCCGCCAGATCCGCGACCTGATCGATGCCGGCGCCGAAGCCCTGGTGGTGGTACTGGCCAATTCGGTGAGCAACCCGGCGCATGAGCTGCGCGTCCAGGAAATCTTCGTCGAGGATTATCCGGAACACATGCTGGGCGCCGTGCCTCTGCTGCTGTCCCATCAGGTGGCGGGCCGCAAGGGCGAATACGTCCGCTCCATGTCGACGATCATGGACGCCTTCCTGCACAAGGCGATGTATTTCGGCCTCTCGTCGCTCGAACGCAACCTGCGCGCCTCGGGTTACGCCAAGCCCATGCTGGTGGTGCATAATTCGGGCGGCATGGCGCAGCTGAATTCGACCGACGCGCTCCAGACCGTGCATTCGGGGCCGGTCTCCGGCATCGCGGCGGCGGAACACCTGGCGAAGCGCGCCGGCCTCGGCAATGTCGTCGCCACCGACATGGGCGGAACGTCCTACGACATCGGCCTCGTCGTCGACGGCGGCGTGAAGTTCTATGATTTCCAGCCGACCATCGAACGCTGGCTGGTCTCCGTGCCCATGGTGCATCTGGCGACGCTCGGCTCGGGCGGGGGCTCGATCGCCCAGCACAACCGCATGTACGACACCGTCCAATGCGGGCCGAAAAGCGCCGGCTCCGACCCCGGCCCCGCCTGCTACGACCGCGGCGGCATGAACCCGACGGTGACCGACGCCGACCTCCTGCTCGGCTATCTCGATCCGGATAATTATGCCAACGGTTATATCAAGCTGAACCCGCGCCGGGCCCGCCAGGCGATCGAGGACGAGTTGTGCGATCCCCTCGATCTCGACCTGATCGCGGCGGCGAAGCTGATCAAGCGCACCGTCGATCTCGACATGGCCAACGGCGTCGCCACCGAACTGCGCACTTTCGGGTATGAGCCGAGCGAATTCACCCTGCTGACCTACGGCGGCAACGGGCCGCTGCATGCCTGCGGCATCGCCCGCGGGCTCGGCATCGGGCGCATCCTGGCGCCGCCCTTCGCCTCCGTCTTCTCGGCCTGCGGCGCCGGTAACCTGTCGCAGCTCCACATCCACGAAATGTCGACCTTCACCGTGCTGTTCGACGCCAACCGCAAGCAGCTCTTCACCGATTTCGACAAGCTCAACCGCATGGTCGAGGAACTGGAGCGCCGGGGCCGCGAAGACCTGCTGCGCCAGGGCATGCCGGCCGAGGCGATCCGCTATCGCACCGAACTCGACATGCGCTACGGCAACCAGCGGGTCCAGACCACGGTGGTGACCGATCTGCACCGCCTGGCATCGCTGGCCGACGTGGTGAAGCTGATCGACCAGTTCCACCGGTCCTACGGCGAGCGCTTCGGCGAGGGCAGCCAGGCAGCGGAGGCCGGGGTGCGCATCAACACCATCCGGGTCTGTTCCTATGTCGAACTCGACGCCGTCGATTTCCGGGACATCCACCCCGGCGCCCGGCGCGTGCCGGCGCCCGCCCCGGTGGCCACGCGCCCCTGCCATTTCGTCGATCACGACGCGGCGATCGAGACGGCGATCTATGACGCCGCCGCGCTCGAACACGGGGTCGTCATCGACGGTCCGGCGGTGATCACCACCAGTCACACCACCTATCTGGTCGAACCCGGCTGGCGCTACGAGGCCGCGGCCCAGGGCGCCGTCTGGTTCACCCGCATCGACGCCTGA
- a CDS encoding glucose 1-dehydrogenase, translated as MTQTATLPLATLPLDGKTALVTGAARGLGAETARRLAAAGAAVVLTDVLTEAGEATAAAIGGAARFMTHDVTAEDDWRRVVNATIDATGGFDILVNNAGIEAVHAAADTTLETFERVMRVNATGVFLGLREASVAMRPGGRAGRGGSIVNLSSIAGLRGVPGLTAYCASKGAVRLMTKATALEFAALGYGIRVNSIHPGLIMTDMGKAALRNIVAAGLAEDERVVSQAFDARQPLGLGRPEDIAEAVLFLAGDASGWVTGAELSVDGGFAAG; from the coding sequence ATGACCCAGACCGCCACCCTGCCCCTCGCCACCCTGCCTCTCGACGGCAAGACCGCCCTCGTCACCGGCGCCGCCCGCGGCCTCGGGGCCGAAACGGCGCGCCGCCTCGCCGCGGCCGGGGCCGCCGTCGTCCTGACCGACGTCCTGACCGAGGCCGGTGAAGCCACCGCCGCCGCCATCGGCGGTGCCGCCCGCTTCATGACCCATGACGTTACCGCCGAGGACGACTGGCGGCGCGTGGTGAACGCGACCATCGACGCCACCGGCGGCTTCGACATCCTGGTCAACAACGCCGGGATCGAAGCGGTGCATGCCGCGGCCGACACGACGCTCGAGACTTTCGAGCGGGTGATGCGGGTGAATGCCACCGGCGTTTTCCTCGGCCTGCGCGAGGCTTCGGTGGCCATGCGCCCGGGCGGCCGGGCCGGGCGGGGCGGCTCGATCGTCAACCTGTCCTCGATCGCGGGCCTGCGCGGGGTGCCGGGGCTGACCGCCTATTGCGCCTCGAAGGGCGCGGTCCGGCTGATGACCAAGGCGACGGCGCTCGAATTCGCCGCCCTCGGCTATGGCATCCGGGTGAATTCGATCCACCCCGGCCTGATCATGACCGACATGGGCAAGGCGGCACTGCGCAATATCGTCGCCGCCGGCCTTGCCGAGGACGAACGGGTGGTGAGCCAGGCCTTCGACGCGCGCCAGCCCCTCGGCCTCGGCCGGCCGGAGGATATCGCCGAGGCGGTGCTCTTTCTCGCCGGCGACGCCTCGGGCTGGGTGACCGGGGCCGAGCTTTCGGTGGACGGCGGTTTCGCCGCCGGCTGA
- a CDS encoding NADP-dependent oxidoreductase produces the protein MEAARSLNAGDRPVSRFWRLDKRPRTAIENDDLSLQSAAVAPLAEGQVLMRSVYLSLDATNRLWMEDIEELYMPPVALGTPMLGFVLAEVAESRNPGFRPGQLAMGLGHWADYVVTDGAGWTILDRPDGIPLALAFGVLAIAGPTAWVGLLDIGRPRPGATVVVSAAAGAAGACAAQIARLKGCRVIGIAGGVEKCAWLREEAGLDAVIDYKAEDVAAALRRLAPAGIDLLYENVGGDILDASLANMALGGTVVCCGLISTYNGDLRGSGPRMFHNVIMKRLRIEGFVILDHMDRYPAAWAELIPWLREGRLKFRLDIADGLDNAVAALRSMYDGGNKGKLMVRIGAEP, from the coding sequence ATGGAAGCGGCTCGCAGCCTCAATGCCGGCGATCGCCCGGTCTCCCGCTTCTGGCGCCTGGACAAGCGGCCGCGGACCGCGATCGAAAACGACGATCTCAGCCTCCAAAGCGCGGCGGTGGCGCCGCTCGCGGAGGGTCAGGTGCTGATGCGCTCGGTCTATCTGTCCCTCGATGCCACCAACCGCCTGTGGATGGAGGATATCGAGGAACTCTACATGCCCCCCGTCGCCCTCGGCACGCCCATGCTGGGCTTCGTGCTGGCGGAAGTGGCGGAAAGCCGCAACCCCGGCTTCCGGCCGGGGCAACTGGCCATGGGGCTGGGCCATTGGGCCGACTATGTGGTGACCGACGGCGCCGGCTGGACCATCCTCGACCGGCCGGACGGCATTCCCCTGGCCTTGGCTTTCGGGGTTCTCGCCATCGCCGGGCCGACCGCCTGGGTCGGGCTGCTCGACATCGGGCGGCCCAGGCCGGGCGCCACGGTCGTCGTCTCGGCGGCGGCCGGGGCTGCCGGCGCCTGCGCGGCCCAGATCGCCCGGCTGAAGGGCTGCCGGGTGATCGGCATCGCCGGCGGTGTCGAGAAATGCGCCTGGCTGCGCGAGGAGGCGGGGCTCGACGCCGTCATCGACTACAAGGCCGAAGACGTGGCGGCGGCGCTGCGCCGGCTGGCGCCCGCGGGCATCGACCTGCTCTATGAAAATGTCGGCGGCGACATCCTGGATGCCAGCCTGGCGAATATGGCGCTGGGCGGCACCGTCGTCTGCTGCGGGCTGATCTCGACCTATAACGGCGACCTGCGCGGTTCGGGACCGCGCATGTTCCACAACGTCATCATGAAGCGCCTCAGGATCGAGGGCTTCGTCATCCTCGACCATATGGACCGCTATCCGGCGGCCTGGGCCGAGCTGATCCCCTGGCTGCGCGAAGGACGCCTGAAATTCCGCCTCGATATCGCCGACGGGCTGGACAATGCGGTGGCGGCGCTGCGCTCGATGTATGACGGCGGCAACAAGGGCAAGCTGATGGTGCGGATCGGCGCCGAGCCCTGA
- a CDS encoding hydantoinase B/oxoprolinase family protein: MNVMPGLATLSVGERKLLQDFVDEHQLFYGPDPAIMRNHKLEPRTAAEDRALDTQGDPHLLNQVRGRVVSALAESFRMVEQMGAAPGAKWGDLVTAIFTASGDLSEISPAGIVTFAGVCQYPIKFVNKYWTHDPSVGVRHGDGFIHNDSRYGGIHNTDQSMMMPVFHDGELVCWVSSTIHEGENGAIEPGGMPAKAESRFDEGLKMSPFRIVEDFQVKRDILTFLQNSVRDPKLQYEDLKVKLHACMRLMDRVRAVIAEFGKDALIAYLRRNLEDTEAEVHRRIAELPDGVVRFNTWIDSTLREPALLKVACAARVKGDRMTIDLRGSSPQLSNRSVNAVLGSTKVCFLTGVLQNIWPDLPHNLGVLAAFDFETDRNSLIDANNDAPCAMSLLPMFRTITVATVAFPKFIYSLPDDAKARATVVLAGQYNQPATFVYGGLTQHMEVTGNFCADINGNGQGARENRDGEHSVSPLFGFMCDTGEYELAEEELPMVRLIAQHLARDRVGWGKYRGGLGYEQMVTARGTSMWGFMTGQSGSRFCSAPGLFGGYSCPAYPIAKVKDVNVFDWFNEHGNAALFPYDIVQLMNERPIGQARYVTADAGMTFEMVEEGEIYMICQGAGGGYGDILERDPEAVMQDLREDLISHDSAREIYRVVYDPRTLIVDATATAAARDEERAARKRRGKPFAEFTAGWVTDGPAPDLPYYGSWGDPGTIVAGWDKSRRTMEAGAIEPIFMPDPRELRIAELEARLAAQG, translated from the coding sequence ATGAACGTGATGCCCGGCCTTGCCACCCTCAGTGTCGGCGAACGCAAGCTGCTGCAGGATTTCGTCGACGAGCACCAGCTCTTCTACGGCCCCGACCCGGCGATCATGCGCAACCACAAGCTGGAACCGCGCACGGCCGCGGAGGACCGGGCGCTGGACACCCAGGGCGATCCCCATCTCCTGAACCAGGTGCGCGGCCGCGTCGTCTCGGCGCTGGCCGAGAGTTTCCGCATGGTCGAGCAGATGGGCGCCGCCCCCGGCGCCAAATGGGGCGACCTCGTCACCGCGATCTTCACGGCCAGCGGCGATCTTTCGGAAATCTCGCCCGCCGGCATCGTCACCTTCGCCGGGGTCTGCCAATATCCGATCAAGTTCGTCAACAAATACTGGACCCATGACCCTTCCGTCGGGGTGCGCCACGGCGATGGTTTCATCCACAATGATTCGCGTTACGGCGGCATCCACAACACCGACCAGAGCATGATGATGCCGGTCTTCCACGACGGCGAACTGGTGTGCTGGGTGTCCTCGACCATCCACGAGGGCGAGAACGGCGCGATCGAGCCGGGCGGCATGCCGGCCAAGGCGGAATCCCGCTTCGACGAGGGGCTGAAGATGAGCCCCTTCCGCATCGTCGAGGATTTCCAGGTCAAGCGCGACATCCTGACCTTCCTGCAGAATTCGGTGCGCGATCCGAAGCTGCAATACGAAGACCTGAAGGTGAAGCTGCATGCCTGCATGCGCCTGATGGACCGGGTGCGCGCCGTGATCGCCGAATTCGGCAAAGACGCGCTGATCGCCTATCTCCGCCGTAACCTCGAAGATACCGAGGCGGAAGTGCACCGCCGCATCGCCGAACTGCCGGACGGCGTGGTCCGCTTCAACACCTGGATCGATTCGACCCTGCGCGAACCCGCCCTGCTCAAGGTCGCCTGCGCCGCCCGGGTCAAGGGCGACCGCATGACCATCGATCTCCGCGGCTCGTCGCCCCAATTGTCCAACCGTTCGGTGAATGCGGTGCTGGGCTCGACCAAGGTCTGCTTCCTGACCGGCGTCCTACAGAACATCTGGCCGGACCTGCCGCATAACCTCGGGGTTCTCGCCGCCTTCGACTTCGAGACCGACCGCAATTCCCTGATCGACGCCAACAACGACGCCCCCTGCGCCATGAGCCTGCTGCCCATGTTCAGGACGATCACGGTGGCGACCGTCGCCTTTCCGAAATTCATCTACAGCCTGCCGGACGATGCCAAGGCGCGGGCGACCGTGGTCCTTGCCGGCCAGTACAACCAGCCCGCCACATTCGTCTACGGCGGCCTGACCCAGCACATGGAAGTGACGGGCAACTTCTGCGCCGACATCAACGGCAACGGCCAGGGCGCGCGCGAGAACCGGGACGGCGAACACAGCGTCTCGCCCCTGTTCGGCTTCATGTGCGATACCGGCGAATACGAACTGGCGGAAGAAGAACTGCCGATGGTGCGCCTGATCGCGCAGCATCTGGCCCGGGACCGCGTGGGCTGGGGCAAGTATCGCGGCGGGCTCGGCTACGAACAGATGGTGACCGCGCGCGGCACCTCCATGTGGGGCTTCATGACCGGGCAGTCGGGCTCGCGCTTCTGCTCGGCCCCCGGCCTGTTCGGCGGCTACAGTTGCCCGGCCTACCCGATCGCCAAGGTGAAGGACGTCAACGTCTTCGACTGGTTCAACGAGCACGGCAATGCCGCCCTGTTCCCCTATGACATCGTCCAGCTGATGAACGAGCGCCCGATCGGCCAGGCGCGCTATGTCACCGCCGATGCCGGCATGACCTTCGAGATGGTCGAGGAAGGCGAGATCTACATGATCTGCCAGGGTGCCGGCGGCGGTTACGGCGACATCCTGGAACGCGACCCGGAAGCGGTGATGCAGGACCTGCGCGAAGACCTGATCAGCCATGACAGCGCGCGGGAGATTTATCGCGTCGTCTATGATCCGCGCACCCTGATCGTGGACGCGACGGCGACCGCCGCCGCGCGCGACGAGGAACGCGCGGCGCGCAAGCGCCGGGGCAAGCCCTTCGCCGAATTCACCGCCGGCTGGGTGACCGATGGCCCGGCGCCGGACCTGCCCTATTACGGCTCCTGGGGCGATCCCGGCACGATCGTCGCCGGCTGGGACAAGAGCCGGCGGACCATGGAGGCCGGCGCGATCGAGCCGATCTTCATGCCAGATCCAAGGGAACTCCGCATCGCGGAACTGGAGGCGCGCCTCGCGGCGCAGGGCTGA
- a CDS encoding acetoacetate--CoA ligase, translating into MVKEGDLLWTPSPAFAEASNVTHFLRWLRDRRGLDFADYDALWRWSVTEIEAFWAALWTYFEVQSGTPYQRVLSSRDMAPGVRWFEGSTVNYAEHMLRFSGNGEDPAFFHLSETRPLGRTSRRSLGAQVRIVATRLRSLGVKPGDRVVSYMPNVPETAIAMLATVAIGAVWSSAAPEFGVKTVIERFSQIEPKVFFAADGYRFAGKDFPRFDEVQAIAAALPSLDHVIWLPYLNEGAELPPVADAILWRELMDHSEVPPHLFVYERVAHDHPLWIVFSSGTTGLPKAIAHSHVGALMEHLKLCHFHLNLKPGSVMFFYTTTGWVMWNIVLAGLLVGAAVVLYDGSPVHPEPDVLWRMAAETGTTCFGASPTYVQILERKGLEPGKTHDLSRLEAILLGGSPATPESFAWFYRAVKSDLWLTSQSGGTEIASGFVGASPTLPVHAGEIQTRMLGMDVHAWDDAGGDVTDAVGELVVTSPFPSMPVYFWNDRNGRRYHSSYFDVFPGAWRHGDFIKINRRGGCYIYGRSDSTLNRYGVRIGTAEIYRAVEQVDGVLDSLIVCCELPGGNFYMPLFVKLRPGTQLDDALRQRINARLRQDCSPRHVPDEIHQVADVPYTLTAKKMEIPVRKILMGWAPDKAASRDAMANPPALDAFIALAEDRRRIAVA; encoded by the coding sequence ATGGTCAAGGAAGGCGATCTTCTCTGGACGCCGTCGCCGGCATTCGCCGAGGCGTCCAACGTCACGCATTTCCTGCGCTGGCTGCGGGACCGCCGGGGTCTCGACTTCGCCGACTACGACGCCCTGTGGCGCTGGTCGGTGACCGAGATCGAGGCATTCTGGGCAGCGCTCTGGACCTATTTCGAGGTCCAGTCCGGGACCCCGTACCAGCGCGTCCTCAGCAGCCGGGACATGGCCCCCGGGGTGCGCTGGTTCGAGGGGTCGACGGTCAATTACGCCGAACACATGCTGCGCTTTTCCGGCAACGGCGAGGATCCCGCCTTCTTCCACCTGTCGGAGACCCGGCCGCTCGGCCGGACCAGCCGGCGCAGCCTCGGCGCTCAGGTGCGGATCGTGGCGACGCGCCTGCGCAGCCTGGGCGTGAAGCCCGGGGACCGGGTCGTCTCCTATATGCCGAACGTCCCGGAAACCGCCATCGCCATGCTGGCGACGGTGGCGATCGGCGCCGTCTGGTCCAGCGCCGCGCCGGAATTCGGCGTGAAGACGGTAATCGAGCGCTTCTCGCAGATCGAACCCAAGGTCTTCTTCGCCGCCGACGGTTATCGCTTCGCCGGCAAGGATTTCCCGCGCTTCGACGAGGTGCAGGCGATCGCCGCCGCCCTGCCCAGCCTGGACCATGTGATCTGGCTGCCCTATCTGAACGAGGGCGCGGAACTGCCGCCGGTCGCCGACGCCATCCTCTGGCGCGAGTTGATGGATCATTCCGAGGTGCCGCCCCATCTCTTCGTCTACGAGCGGGTGGCCCACGACCATCCCTTATGGATCGTCTTCTCGTCCGGCACCACCGGCCTGCCCAAGGCGATCGCCCACAGCCATGTCGGCGCCCTGATGGAACACCTCAAGCTCTGCCATTTCCACCTGAACCTGAAGCCCGGCAGCGTGATGTTCTTCTATACGACCACGGGCTGGGTGATGTGGAACATCGTCCTGGCCGGCCTTCTGGTCGGCGCCGCCGTGGTGCTCTACGACGGCAGCCCGGTGCATCCGGAACCGGACGTCCTGTGGCGGATGGCGGCCGAGACCGGCACCACCTGCTTCGGCGCCAGCCCCACCTACGTCCAGATCCTGGAGCGCAAGGGCCTGGAACCCGGCAAGACCCACGACCTGTCGCGCCTCGAAGCGATCCTGCTGGGCGGGTCGCCGGCGACGCCGGAAAGTTTCGCCTGGTTCTATCGGGCGGTGAAATCGGACCTGTGGCTGACCTCGCAGAGCGGGGGGACCGAGATCGCCTCCGGCTTCGTCGGCGCCTCCCCCACCCTGCCGGTCCATGCCGGCGAGATCCAGACCCGGATGCTCGGCATGGATGTGCATGCCTGGGACGACGCCGGCGGCGACGTAACCGATGCGGTGGGCGAGCTGGTCGTAACCTCCCCCTTCCCGTCGATGCCGGTCTATTTCTGGAACGACCGGAACGGCAGGCGCTATCACTCGTCCTATTTCGACGTCTTCCCCGGGGCCTGGCGCCACGGCGACTTCATCAAGATCAACCGGCGCGGCGGCTGCTATATCTACGGCCGCTCGGATTCGACGCTGAACCGCTATGGCGTGCGCATCGGCACCGCCGAGATCTATCGCGCGGTCGAACAGGTCGACGGCGTGCTCGACAGCCTGATCGTCTGCTGCGAACTGCCGGGCGGCAATTTCTACATGCCACTGTTCGTGAAGCTGCGGCCGGGAACCCAACTGGACGATGCGCTGCGCCAGCGGATCAACGCCAGGCTGCGCCAGGATTGCAGCCCGCGCCATGTGCCCGATGAAATTCACCAGGTTGCCGACGTGCCCTATACGCTGACGGCCAAGAAAATGGAGATCCCGGTGCGCAAGATCCTGATGGGCTGGGCCCCGGACAAGGCCGCCAGCCGCGACGCCATGGCCAATCCGCCGGCCCTCGACGCGTTCATCGCCCTGGCCGAAGACCGAAGACGCATCGCTGTCGCCTGA
- a CDS encoding LuxR C-terminal-related transcriptional regulator — MLVRTKFLPPSLLTNLVRRKNLEDYFENLPAHTVTLVRAPAGFGKTTLMADWRKRLLFDGSRVAWLSLDQHDNEPSQLLTYLLGALDQAFENDRQGSTSFIAASGNLAPNQVAGFIVNEVQQISDDIFIFLDDVHELSTAPALSILYDLIHYAPPNLHFVLAGRPAMWLGLSRLKVQGRVQETGIAEMRFDIAEAIEFFRLRGHDLLRLTDIDTLNQATEGWVAGLCLASQSLARKRNVSEFVETFCGETKEITDYIRETVFRQIGEEDRHWLVRASLLSRFCPGLCDEVLDCADSGTRIARLIEEVPFIIPLEGTEGWARLHPLLREFLAGEVKLLPREELVGLHKRAALWFSSRGEISEAIHHAIEEGNAPWAIELIARQSRHLVETAQILLLMSWYERLPKRLFVERLDLSVDVGWALTLSMRMDEAGETIAAVETALAARPDEAVRYELQALKAAFFTLNDRTFEGAQLAEQWLAGGPRNDQFKIGALANVLTYNCTIAGDFESALEAQVMGESWATAERSRFTMVYAGCVIGSVHEQRGDFEAARTVYEETLRLGEVAGGRRSVPASLPASCLSGLLYDLDDPAGAQRVLAGRFDIACSRTPPSIGLRGPLALVRIHAAEGDMKRALERLDRQEAIANRLNFTRIVAACLVQRLHFALAANDWRQVRHLLNRLDALLRPEDPSRGRTAVTVTNEIIHLGQARADCLLGEAKRALPFLARYVAEAEAMGRFGDLVAGRLLLAASLWATGERDEAVAVFRLALAASLRRGYLRVFRDHRLYLLPLMKALASGSLGEALPQDKMGFILELVAGAGPGAAPQKSEVVSFADASRTVRPAPERIVASRPEPAPEQPLYQQLTGREREVLGCMAEGLTNKEIAVALAITPETVKWYVKQIFVKLGANTRTQAVRQARRARVL; from the coding sequence ATGCTGGTCAGAACCAAATTTCTGCCGCCGAGCCTGTTGACCAACCTCGTGCGCCGGAAAAACCTCGAAGATTACTTCGAGAACCTGCCCGCCCATACGGTGACCCTGGTGCGGGCACCGGCCGGCTTCGGCAAGACGACGCTGATGGCCGACTGGCGCAAGCGCCTGCTGTTCGACGGCAGCCGGGTCGCCTGGCTCAGCCTCGACCAGCACGACAACGAACCCTCGCAACTGCTCACCTACCTGCTCGGGGCGCTGGACCAGGCGTTCGAGAACGACCGCCAGGGCTCGACCTCCTTCATCGCCGCCTCGGGCAATCTCGCGCCCAATCAAGTCGCGGGCTTCATCGTCAACGAGGTGCAGCAGATCAGCGACGACATCTTCATCTTCCTCGACGATGTTCACGAACTGAGCACGGCCCCCGCCCTCTCCATCCTCTACGACCTCATCCATTACGCGCCGCCCAACCTGCATTTCGTGCTGGCGGGCCGGCCGGCCATGTGGCTCGGCCTGTCGCGCCTGAAGGTGCAGGGCCGGGTCCAGGAGACCGGCATCGCCGAGATGCGCTTCGACATCGCCGAGGCGATCGAATTCTTCCGCCTGCGCGGCCACGATCTCCTGCGTCTCACCGATATCGATACCCTGAACCAGGCGACCGAGGGCTGGGTCGCCGGCCTCTGCCTTGCCAGCCAGTCGCTGGCGCGGAAGCGCAACGTCTCCGAATTCGTCGAGACCTTCTGCGGTGAAACCAAGGAGATCACGGACTATATCCGCGAGACCGTGTTCCGGCAGATCGGCGAAGAGGACCGCCATTGGCTGGTCCGCGCCTCCCTGCTCTCGCGCTTCTGTCCCGGCCTTTGCGACGAAGTGCTCGACTGCGCGGATTCAGGCACGCGCATCGCCCGCCTGATCGAGGAAGTGCCCTTCATCATCCCCCTCGAAGGGACCGAGGGCTGGGCGCGGCTGCACCCGCTGCTGCGCGAATTCCTGGCCGGGGAGGTGAAGCTCCTCCCGCGCGAGGAACTGGTCGGCCTGCACAAGCGCGCCGCCCTGTGGTTCTCCTCCCGCGGGGAGATTTCAGAGGCCATCCACCACGCCATCGAGGAGGGCAACGCCCCCTGGGCCATCGAACTGATCGCCCGGCAATCGCGCCATCTGGTCGAGACGGCGCAGATCCTTCTGCTTATGAGCTGGTACGAGCGCCTGCCGAAGCGGCTTTTCGTCGAACGGCTGGATCTTTCCGTCGATGTCGGCTGGGCGCTGACCCTGTCCATGCGCATGGACGAGGCGGGCGAGACCATCGCCGCCGTGGAAACCGCGCTGGCGGCGCGGCCGGACGAGGCGGTCCGCTATGAACTGCAAGCCCTGAAGGCAGCCTTCTTCACCCTGAACGACCGCACCTTCGAGGGCGCGCAGCTGGCCGAGCAATGGCTGGCCGGCGGGCCGCGCAACGACCAGTTCAAGATCGGCGCGCTGGCCAATGTGCTGACCTACAATTGCACCATCGCCGGCGATTTCGAAAGCGCCCTCGAGGCGCAGGTGATGGGCGAATCCTGGGCGACGGCGGAACGCAGCCGGTTCACCATGGTCTATGCCGGCTGCGTGATCGGCAGCGTGCACGAGCAGCGGGGCGATTTCGAGGCGGCCCGCACCGTCTACGAAGAAACGCTGCGCCTGGGCGAGGTCGCCGGCGGCCGCCGGTCCGTACCGGCCAGCCTGCCCGCCTCGTGCCTGTCGGGCCTGCTTTACGATCTCGACGATCCCGCCGGGGCGCAGCGCGTGCTGGCCGGGCGCTTCGACATCGCCTGCTCGCGCACGCCGCCCTCGATCGGCCTGCGCGGGCCGCTGGCCCTGGTCCGCATCCATGCCGCCGAGGGGGACATGAAGCGTGCCCTCGAACGCCTGGACCGGCAGGAGGCGATCGCCAACCGCCTGAATTTCACCCGCATCGTCGCCGCCTGCCTGGTGCAGCGCCTGCATTTCGCCCTTGCGGCCAACGACTGGCGCCAGGTCCGCCACCTGCTGAACCGGCTCGACGCCCTGCTCCGCCCCGAAGACCCGAGCCGCGGCCGCACCGCCGTCACCGTAACCAACGAGATCATCCACCTGGGCCAGGCCCGGGCCGATTGCCTGCTGGGCGAGGCGAAGCGGGCGCTGCCCTTCCTCGCCCGCTATGTCGCCGAGGCCGAGGCCATGGGGCGTTTCGGCGATCTCGTCGCCGGGCGGTTGCTGCTGGCGGCCTCGCTCTGGGCGACGGGGGAACGGGACGAGGCGGTGGCGGTGTTCCGCCTCGCCCTGGCGGCGTCGCTCCGGCGCGGCTATCTCCGGGTGTTCCGGGATCACCGGCTCTACCTGCTGCCGCTGATGAAGGCGCTGGCCAGCGGTTCGCTGGGCGAGGCCCTGCCGCAGGACAAGATGGGGTTCATCCTGGAACTGGTCGCGGGCGCCGGGCCCGGCGCGGCGCCCCAGAAATCGGAAGTGGTCAGTTTCGCCGATGCCAGCCGCACGGTCCGGCCGGCACCGGAACGGATCGTCGCCAGCCGCCCCGAGCCGGCGCCGGAACAGCCCCTGTACCAGCAATTGACCGGGCGCGAGCGGGAAGTCCTCGGTTGCATGGCGGAAGGGCTGACCAACAAGGAAATCGCCGTCGCCCTGGCCATCACGCCGGAAACGGTGAAATGGTACGTGAAGCAGATCTTCGTGAAGCTGGGCGCCAACACCCGGACGCAGGCGGTGCGCCAGGCGCGGCGGGCCCGGGTCCTGTAA